In Deltaproteobacteria bacterium, the sequence ATGGGAGCTGATAAAAAATCAGAAGATATTAGTGCCTTATTACGTTCTACCAAAGTTCTACGATCACGTTACGGGCGTGTTCATGTACAATTTGGAGATCCAATATCGTTAGCAGAGTTGGCTAATAAACATGGCCTTTTACAAAGTGATGATCCTACTTATGATGATAAATGGCGCCGTGAAACCGAACGTTTGGGTTACCATATATTACACGATGTTGCACAAATTTGTATGGTTACACCCATTTCGGTCGCAGCTACGGCATTATTAGGACATCGCGGTCGTGGCCTGCCTCAAAGTCTATTACTTGAACTAGGTGAGTCAATTATTGAATATCTTGATTCATCTGCAGCACGTTTATCTGAAGTTATACGGTTACCATATAGTCGAAAATCTGCACTGCTTCATGCCATGCAAGAATTGATCTCGGAAAATTCTGTGCGTGTTGATAGAGCTGGCTATAGCGATAGTGAACCTATTTATAGGGTAAACGAAGAAGCAAGAATTAGACTTAATTTTTATAAAAATGCGGTAATGAATTATTTTGCCCCAGCCGCTTTAATGGCTCGCGCTATTTTACACTATAACTCAACCAGTGTTTCACAAACAAAAATCTATAATGATTCCAAGTTTCTTTCTCATCTATTCAAACGTGAATTTCTTTATCGTGTCGATACATCCTACACAACACATTTTGACGATACCCTCGCCACACTTGCTATTCGAAGTGTCCTAGATGTTCTTGATGAAGGTACGATTATAGTCAAAAATATAAACACGATTAATAATCTTGCTGGTATGCTTGACAGTTTTGTTGAAGCTTATTGGGTAGTAATTCAAACGATATCTGATCTCTATAAGTTTCCTCTTTGGGACAAAGAATTAGCTACTCGTGCTCGTGAACGTGCTCGTCGCTATTATCTCGAAGGTATTATTCGCAGTCCCGAAGCAGCGAGTAACACCCTAATTGACTCTGCATTAAAATGGGCGTTAGATGTTAATATTATCTCAGTTAAAAGTGAGGGAAGGCGACGTCACCTTAAACTTACGAAAGAGTATGAAAGTGAAAAACTAAATAAGCTTGCTGATGAAATTGGCTCGTATCTCCATTATTAGTTACTTTATTCTTAATTCCATTAACAATGCATCTTCATTTTCTTTTTGATAATATCCTTGCCGCTTTCCAGTGGTCCTAAATCCTAATGATTTATATAATGCAATAGCCTTTTCATTACTGCTTCTAACCTCAAGCAATATACTCAATTTTTTCTGAATGTTAGCAAATTGTATGACCACCTGCATAAGCTTTCTTCCAATTCCTTTACGACGTACAGATGGCAATACAGCGATATTAAAAATCTCAATTTCATCAACACTAAGCCTAAATACAATAAAGCCTAATATTTCTCTATTTATTGTATTCTCAGCAATGTAAATCTTCGACCGTGTAAATGAATACTCATCAGTAAATGACTGGTAATTCCAACCGCCACCAATGTTTTGCGAATCTATTTCAACTAAGCTAGCGATATCGCCCTTATCACATTGTCTAATTTCAATATCTTCTAACTTTGTCAGGCAAGCAA encodes:
- the rimI gene encoding ribosomal protein S18-alanine N-acetyltransferase, producing MSIACLTKLEDIEIRQCDKGDIASLVEIDSQNIGGGWNYQSFTDEYSFTRSKIYIAENTINREILGFIVFRLSVDEIEIFNIAVLPSVRRKGIGRKLMQVVIQFANIQKKLSILLEVRSSNEKAIALYKSLGFRTTGKRQGYYQKENEDALLMELRIK